The following proteins are encoded in a genomic region of Arthrobacter jiangjiafuii:
- the glmS gene encoding glutamine--fructose-6-phosphate transaminase (isomerizing) — translation MCGIVGYAGRRPSAAAESHEHGALDVVMEGLRRLEYRGYDSAGVAVLTDAGIESRKKSGKLANLTAELAAAPLPAATTGIGHTRWATHGGPTDENAHPHLADDGRLAVIHNGIIENFAELKAELLETGAVFISETDTEVAAALLASVYRGEGGGDLAVSMQLACRRLEGAFTLLAIHADSPDVVVAARRNSPLVVGLGDGENFLGSDVSGFIDFTRRAVELGQDQIVTITPELVEITDFYGNPAQGTEFKVDWDAAAAEKGGYPSFMEKEINDQPQAVGDTLLGRSDIEGRLTLDELRIDPEDLKSINKIMVLACGTSAYAGQVAKYAIEHWCRIPVEVELSHEFRYRDPIVDEHTLIVAISQSGETMDTLMAVRYAKEQGAKVLAICNTNGSTIPRESDAVLYTHAGPEIAVASTKAFLAQITAAYLLGLYLAQLRGDKFQGEIKDMLADLAKVPAKIQQVLDSSDQIKELAELMADAKSVLFLGRHVGFPVAMEGALKLKELAYIHAEGFAAGELKHGPIALIEEGQPVFVVVPSPRGRDSLHAKVVSNIQEIRARGAKTIVIAEEGDDAVKAYAEHVFYVPETPTLLAPLLTTVPLQIFACALATAKGFDVDQPRNLAKSVTVE, via the coding sequence ATGTGTGGAATTGTTGGATATGCAGGCCGCCGCCCCAGTGCCGCCGCCGAGAGTCATGAGCATGGTGCGCTGGATGTCGTCATGGAAGGACTGCGCAGGCTGGAATACCGCGGCTACGACTCCGCCGGGGTAGCTGTGCTGACGGACGCGGGCATCGAGTCTCGGAAGAAGTCGGGCAAGCTGGCCAACCTCACCGCAGAACTTGCCGCCGCCCCGCTGCCCGCAGCCACCACCGGAATCGGCCACACCCGATGGGCGACGCACGGCGGCCCCACCGACGAGAACGCCCATCCGCATCTGGCAGACGACGGCCGCCTTGCGGTGATCCATAACGGAATCATCGAGAACTTCGCCGAACTCAAGGCCGAACTCCTTGAAACCGGTGCAGTCTTCATTTCCGAAACGGACACCGAGGTGGCAGCTGCCCTGCTGGCTTCGGTTTACCGCGGCGAAGGCGGGGGAGACCTGGCCGTCTCCATGCAGCTGGCCTGCCGCCGCCTCGAAGGCGCGTTCACGCTGCTGGCCATCCACGCCGATTCCCCCGACGTCGTCGTCGCCGCCCGCCGCAACTCCCCGCTCGTCGTTGGACTGGGCGACGGAGAGAACTTCCTGGGCTCCGACGTCTCCGGGTTCATCGACTTCACCCGGCGCGCAGTTGAACTGGGCCAGGACCAGATCGTCACCATCACCCCCGAGCTGGTCGAGATCACCGACTTCTACGGCAACCCTGCCCAGGGCACCGAGTTCAAGGTCGATTGGGATGCCGCCGCCGCGGAAAAGGGCGGATACCCCTCCTTCATGGAGAAGGAAATCAACGACCAGCCGCAGGCCGTGGGCGATACGTTGCTGGGCCGCTCCGATATTGAGGGCCGGCTGACGCTGGACGAGCTGCGCATTGACCCCGAAGACCTGAAATCGATCAACAAGATCATGGTCCTGGCCTGTGGCACCTCCGCCTACGCCGGCCAGGTTGCCAAGTACGCCATCGAGCACTGGTGCCGGATCCCGGTGGAAGTCGAACTCAGCCACGAGTTCCGCTACCGCGATCCGATCGTCGACGAACACACGCTGATCGTCGCCATTTCCCAGTCCGGCGAGACCATGGACACGCTTATGGCCGTCCGCTACGCCAAGGAGCAGGGCGCCAAGGTCCTGGCGATCTGTAACACCAACGGTTCCACCATCCCGCGTGAATCGGACGCTGTGCTCTACACCCACGCCGGCCCGGAAATCGCAGTGGCCTCCACCAAGGCCTTCCTGGCCCAGATCACCGCCGCCTACCTGCTGGGCCTGTACCTCGCCCAGCTGCGCGGAGACAAGTTCCAGGGCGAGATCAAGGACATGCTGGCCGACCTGGCCAAGGTTCCGGCGAAGATCCAGCAGGTGTTGGATTCCTCGGACCAGATCAAGGAACTGGCCGAGCTCATGGCAGACGCCAAGTCCGTGCTGTTCCTGGGCCGCCATGTCGGTTTCCCGGTGGCCATGGAAGGCGCCCTGAAACTGAAGGAACTGGCCTACATCCATGCCGAGGGCTTCGCAGCCGGCGAGCTCAAGCACGGCCCGATCGCGCTGATCGAGGAAGGCCAGCCCGTCTTTGTGGTGGTTCCTTCGCCGCGCGGCCGTGACTCCCTGCACGCCAAGGTGGTCTCCAACATCCAGGAAATCCGGGCACGCGGCGCCAAGACCATCGTCATCGCCGAAGAGGGCGACGACGCCGTCAAGGCTTACGCCGAGCACGTCTTCTACGTGCCCGAGACGCCCACGCTGCTGGCGCCGCTGCTGACCACGGTTCCGCTGCAGATCTTCGCCTGCGCGCTGGCCACGGCCAAGGGCTTCGACGTTGACCAGCCGCGCAACCTCGCCAAGTCCGTCACCGTCGAATAA
- the coaA gene encoding type I pantothenate kinase: protein MNPVAKGSSANGADSGFSPFVELDRQTWSRLSNEIRSPLNQDDILRLRGLGEKLNLDEVREVYLPLSRLLNLYVAAAGQLHSATTTFLGEKTTRTPFVIGVAGSVAVGKSTTARVLREMLRRWPDTPNVELITTDGFLYPNAELKRRGLMDRKGFPESYDRRALLRFVSAVKSGAEEVRAPRYSHLTYDILPDAEIVVRRPDVLIVEGLNVLAPARTRADGRAGLALSDFFDFSIYVDARTSYIEEWYVQRFMSLRGGAFADPESYFHRYAGLTDEQARATALDIWKRINEPNLVTNVLPTRGRAQLVLTKDADHSVTRMLLRKT from the coding sequence TTGAATCCAGTGGCCAAGGGCTCATCGGCAAACGGAGCCGACAGCGGCTTCAGCCCGTTCGTGGAACTGGACCGGCAAACGTGGTCCCGGCTCTCCAACGAAATCCGGTCCCCACTGAACCAGGACGACATCCTGCGGCTCAGGGGACTGGGCGAGAAACTGAACCTGGATGAGGTGCGCGAGGTCTACCTGCCACTCTCACGCCTGCTGAACCTCTACGTTGCCGCCGCGGGCCAGCTGCACAGTGCCACCACCACCTTCCTGGGCGAGAAAACCACCCGCACACCGTTTGTGATCGGTGTTGCAGGTTCGGTGGCTGTGGGGAAGTCGACGACGGCGCGCGTGCTGAGGGAGATGTTGCGCCGCTGGCCGGACACCCCGAACGTGGAATTGATCACGACTGACGGATTCCTCTATCCCAATGCCGAACTGAAGCGCCGCGGGCTGATGGACCGGAAGGGTTTCCCGGAGTCCTATGACCGCCGGGCGCTGCTCCGCTTCGTAAGCGCTGTGAAGAGCGGGGCCGAGGAAGTCCGGGCGCCGCGGTACTCACACCTCACCTACGACATTCTGCCGGACGCCGAAATCGTGGTCCGGCGTCCCGACGTCCTGATCGTCGAGGGGCTGAATGTGCTGGCACCAGCCCGTACCCGGGCCGATGGCCGGGCCGGGCTGGCGCTGAGTGACTTCTTCGACTTCTCCATCTACGTGGACGCGCGGACCTCCTACATTGAGGAATGGTATGTCCAGCGCTTCATGTCACTCCGCGGCGGCGCATTCGCTGATCCGGAGTCCTACTTCCACCGCTATGCCGGGCTGACCGACGAGCAGGCACGGGCAACCGCCCTGGATATCTGGAAGCGCATCAACGAGCCCAACCTGGTCACCAATGTCCTCCCCACGCGGGGACGCGCCCAGCTGGTGCTGACCAAGGACGCGGATCATTCGGTGACGCGCATGCT